One region of Glutamicibacter sp. B1 genomic DNA includes:
- a CDS encoding class I SAM-dependent methyltransferase, translating to MNLVPHSTPDLQALLASLSRWPDVQAPNLFAADAADRLILDTAAEHVADAGWPANISIVGDHYGALTLGALALGSTSVRVHTDSLTARHAIEANIRQLMPEASERLQFFSLAEAAEQAATILLTLPRGLDVLDEQLAAIAAVATPEATLFAGGRIKHMSRSINDLLISRFTRVDVSLARQKSRVLTASLPLAQQPPSRFPATATHQVKGTSFSLHAGAGTFGAARLDPGTRLLLENLPDLGGHKTLVDLACGNGSIGMYAALTYPHLQVDASDHSASAVASTLAAAQFNGLSHRVSATQDDALRRLPNASATLITLNPPFHIGNTVTADIAFKLIDDAARVLAPGGTLVCVFNSHLRYRNELVRRVGPTTQLARDKTFTVTASVKGH from the coding sequence TTGAATCTCGTTCCCCACTCCACCCCCGATCTGCAGGCCCTGCTCGCGTCGCTCAGCCGCTGGCCCGATGTCCAAGCGCCCAACCTTTTTGCTGCCGATGCCGCCGACCGACTGATCCTGGATACCGCCGCCGAACATGTGGCCGACGCCGGCTGGCCCGCCAACATCTCGATCGTCGGCGATCACTACGGGGCATTGACCCTAGGCGCCCTGGCCTTGGGTAGCACCTCGGTACGTGTACACACCGATTCGCTCACCGCCCGCCACGCCATCGAGGCCAACATCCGCCAGCTCATGCCAGAAGCCAGCGAACGCCTCCAATTTTTCTCCCTGGCCGAGGCCGCCGAACAGGCCGCCACCATTTTGCTGACCCTGCCGCGTGGATTGGACGTGCTGGACGAACAGCTCGCGGCCATCGCCGCCGTTGCCACGCCTGAAGCGACGCTTTTTGCCGGTGGCCGCATCAAACATATGAGCCGGTCGATCAACGACCTGCTGATCTCGCGTTTTACCCGGGTCGATGTCTCGCTGGCTCGGCAGAAGTCCCGTGTTTTGACCGCCTCACTTCCCTTGGCGCAACAGCCTCCATCCCGCTTCCCGGCCACCGCAACCCACCAAGTGAAGGGCACCAGTTTTAGCCTGCACGCCGGTGCCGGAACCTTTGGGGCTGCGCGCTTAGACCCCGGAACTCGCCTGCTTTTGGAAAACTTGCCCGATCTTGGCGGCCACAAAACCCTGGTGGACTTGGCCTGCGGCAATGGCTCCATCGGCATGTACGCAGCGCTCACCTACCCCCATCTTCAGGTGGACGCCTCCGATCATTCGGCTTCCGCCGTCGCATCAACACTGGCCGCGGCGCAGTTCAACGGGTTATCGCACCGCGTTAGCGCCACTCAGGACGATGCCCTGCGTCGCTTGCCTAATGCTTCGGCCACGCTCATAACCCTGAACCCGCCCTTCCACATCGGCAATACGGTCACCGCCGACATCGCGTTCAAACTGATCGACGACGCAGCCCGAGTCCTCGCACCCGGCGGCACCCTAGTGTGCGTGTTCAACTCGCATCTGCGCTACCGCAACGAATTGGTCCGGCGGGTTGGCCCCACCACCCAGTTGGCCAGAGATAAGACCTTCACCGTGACCGCTTCCGTCAAGGGGCATTAG
- the uvrB gene encoding excinuclease ABC subunit UvrB produces the protein MSLAQPIKRVVAPFEVISEYEPAGDQPQAIEQLTQRINNGEKDIVLLGATGTGKSATTAWLVEQVQRPTLVLVQNKTLAAQLANEFRELMPNNAVEYFVSYYDYYQPEAYVPQTDTFIEKDSSINEEVERLRHSATNSLLTRRDTIVVATVSCIYGLGTPEEYVAGMVTVRTGEELNRDAMLRQFVAMQYTRNDMDFHRGTFRVRGDTVEIIPMYEEQAVRIEFFGDEVEAIYTLHPVTGEVIREETEMYIFPASHYVAGAERMGKAIKRIEDELAVRLKELESQNKLVEAQRLRMRTTYDLEMMEQMGFCNGIENYSRHIDGRDAGSAPHCLLDYFPDDFLLVIDESHVTVPQIGAMYEGDMSRKRTLVEHGFRLPSAMDNRPLKWDEFLERIGQTVYLSATPGKYELGKSDGFVEQIIRPTGLIDPEIIVKPTKGQIDDLLDEIRTRVDRDERVLVTTLTKRMAEDLTDYLTEHQVRVQYLHSDVDTIRRVELLRELRMGSFDVLVGINLLREGLDLPEVSLVAILDADKQGFLRSATSLIQTIGRAARNVSGQVIMYADKITDAMDQAIEETNRRRAIQEAHNKEHGIDPQPLRKKIADITDQLAREDADTQELLNNNRLAKDAKRSKASTTVRKDGLAAAPAEDLLSQIEEMTEQMHAAAAELQFELAARIRDEVSELKKELRQMKAAGHA, from the coding sequence ATGAGTCTTGCCCAGCCAATTAAGCGTGTTGTTGCCCCTTTCGAAGTCATCAGCGAATATGAGCCCGCGGGTGATCAGCCCCAGGCCATCGAACAGCTGACGCAGCGGATTAACAACGGCGAGAAGGACATCGTTCTGCTGGGTGCCACGGGTACTGGTAAGTCAGCCACCACCGCGTGGCTCGTAGAACAGGTACAACGTCCCACCCTGGTGCTGGTGCAGAACAAGACCCTGGCCGCGCAGCTGGCCAATGAGTTCCGCGAACTGATGCCGAACAACGCGGTGGAGTACTTCGTCTCCTATTACGACTACTACCAGCCCGAGGCCTATGTGCCTCAGACCGATACCTTCATCGAGAAGGATTCCTCCATCAACGAGGAAGTGGAACGGCTGCGCCACTCGGCGACTAACTCACTGCTCACCCGGCGCGATACGATCGTGGTCGCCACCGTCTCCTGCATTTATGGTTTGGGCACCCCGGAAGAATACGTCGCCGGCATGGTCACCGTGCGCACCGGTGAGGAACTGAACCGTGACGCGATGCTGCGCCAGTTCGTCGCCATGCAGTACACCCGCAACGACATGGATTTCCACCGTGGGACCTTCCGCGTGCGCGGTGACACCGTTGAAATCATCCCGATGTATGAAGAGCAGGCCGTGCGCATCGAGTTCTTCGGCGACGAAGTTGAAGCCATCTATACCCTGCACCCGGTTACCGGTGAAGTGATCCGCGAAGAAACCGAAATGTACATTTTCCCGGCCAGCCACTATGTGGCCGGTGCCGAACGCATGGGCAAAGCCATCAAGCGGATCGAAGATGAACTGGCGGTACGCCTCAAGGAGCTCGAATCGCAGAACAAGCTGGTCGAAGCGCAGCGACTGCGCATGCGCACCACCTATGACCTGGAAATGATGGAGCAGATGGGCTTCTGCAACGGCATCGAGAACTATTCGCGACATATTGACGGTCGTGATGCCGGTTCCGCACCGCACTGCCTGCTGGATTACTTCCCGGACGACTTCTTGCTGGTGATCGACGAGTCGCATGTGACCGTGCCGCAGATCGGTGCCATGTATGAAGGGGATATGTCGCGAAAGCGCACCCTGGTTGAACACGGCTTCCGCCTGCCTTCAGCGATGGATAACCGTCCGTTGAAATGGGACGAGTTCTTGGAGCGGATCGGGCAGACGGTGTACCTTTCGGCGACCCCCGGCAAGTATGAGCTGGGCAAATCCGATGGGTTCGTGGAACAGATTATTCGCCCGACCGGTTTGATCGATCCCGAAATTATTGTGAAGCCCACCAAGGGGCAGATTGATGATTTGCTCGACGAAATCCGCACCCGTGTGGACCGTGACGAACGAGTGCTGGTCACCACGCTGACCAAGCGCATGGCTGAAGACCTGACCGATTACCTCACCGAGCATCAGGTGCGCGTGCAATACCTGCACTCGGACGTGGATACCATCCGCCGTGTGGAATTGCTGCGTGAACTACGTATGGGCTCCTTTGATGTGCTGGTGGGCATTAACCTGTTGCGTGAGGGCTTGGACCTGCCAGAAGTCTCGCTCGTGGCGATCCTTGATGCCGATAAGCAGGGCTTCCTGCGCTCAGCGACCTCGCTGATTCAGACCATTGGTCGTGCCGCTCGTAACGTGTCGGGCCAGGTGATTATGTATGCCGATAAGATCACCGACGCGATGGATCAGGCGATCGAAGAGACCAATCGTCGTCGCGCCATTCAGGAAGCACACAATAAGGAACACGGGATTGACCCACAGCCGCTGCGCAAGAAGATCGCCGATATTACCGACCAGCTGGCCCGCGAAGACGCCGATACCCAGGAACTGCTGAACAATAACCGGTTGGCAAAGGACGCGAAGCGGAGTAAAGCCTCTACAACCGTGCGTAAGGACGGTTTGGCGGCCGCTCCGGCAGAAGACCTGTTGTCCCAAATTGAAGAGATGACCGAACAGATGCATGCCGCGGCCGCGGAACTACAGTTCGAATTGGCTGCGCGAATCCGTGACGAAGTATCCGAACTCAAGAAGGAGCTACGCCAGATGAAGGCGGCCGGGCACGCCTAA
- the coaE gene encoding dephospho-CoA kinase: MKHVGLTGGVASGKSAVAAQLAALGAVVIDADALAREVVAPGTKGLAEITEHFGPSVILADGSLDRQALGAIVFADEQARTKLNGIVHPLVRERAAELRAQAPADALVIEDIPLLVESGQAENFDAVIVVQAPHEERIRRMIQNRGWSADEAQSRMDAQATDEQRSAVADYVLDNSGTLEELRAQVNALYKQLT, from the coding sequence ATGAAGCATGTGGGACTGACCGGGGGAGTAGCTTCCGGAAAATCTGCGGTGGCAGCACAATTAGCCGCGCTGGGAGCGGTCGTGATCGACGCCGACGCACTGGCCCGCGAAGTGGTCGCCCCGGGAACCAAGGGCTTGGCTGAGATCACGGAGCACTTTGGGCCGAGCGTCATACTCGCCGATGGTTCCTTAGATCGTCAGGCCTTAGGCGCGATCGTGTTTGCCGATGAGCAGGCACGCACGAAGCTTAACGGAATCGTGCACCCCCTGGTGCGAGAGCGTGCGGCCGAGTTGCGGGCACAAGCACCGGCCGACGCCCTGGTGATCGAAGACATTCCGTTGTTGGTGGAATCCGGGCAAGCCGAGAATTTTGATGCCGTGATTGTGGTGCAGGCACCACACGAAGAGCGGATCCGCCGGATGATCCAGAATCGTGGATGGAGCGCCGATGAGGCCCAATCGCGGATGGACGCTCAAGCCACTGATGAGCAACGCTCGGCGGTAGCAGATTATGTGCTGGATAATTCTGGCACCCTCGAAGAATTGCGGGCGCAAGTGAACGCCCTCTACAAGCAGCTAACCTAG
- a CDS encoding YigZ family protein translates to MNTNDSVATSYTTLLEDSVHELEIKRSRFITYLYRVDSESAAREHIAALRKTHFDARHHCTAFILGPDRMTQRSNDDGEPSGTAGVPMLDALAKRELPDHSHLSDVLAVVVRYFGGIKLGAGGLVRAYSEAVSTALDQATLLRRERLRIFALPASHALAARYENELRAAGYQVEPTQWLAESALIHIGIPDTPEATDQLHTHVATLTSGAGELSDTTTRWVDLI, encoded by the coding sequence ATGAACACCAACGATTCGGTCGCGACCAGCTACACCACCCTGCTCGAAGACAGTGTGCACGAGCTAGAGATTAAGCGTTCTCGCTTCATTACCTACCTCTACCGGGTCGACTCCGAATCTGCAGCTCGGGAGCACATTGCGGCCCTGCGCAAAACACATTTTGATGCCCGGCACCACTGCACGGCCTTTATTCTTGGGCCCGATCGAATGACCCAACGCTCCAATGACGACGGTGAACCTTCGGGCACTGCCGGTGTTCCCATGCTTGATGCCCTCGCCAAACGCGAACTGCCCGATCACAGCCACCTTTCCGACGTGCTGGCCGTGGTCGTCCGCTATTTTGGTGGCATTAAGCTCGGTGCCGGCGGGCTGGTGAGGGCCTATTCAGAGGCAGTCTCCACCGCCCTGGACCAAGCCACTTTACTGCGCCGCGAACGCCTGCGCATCTTCGCCCTGCCGGCTTCCCATGCCCTCGCGGCCCGTTATGAAAATGAGCTGCGCGCCGCCGGCTACCAGGTCGAACCCACCCAATGGCTTGCCGAATCCGCGCTAATTCACATTGGTATTCCCGATACCCCTGAAGCCACCGACCAGTTGCACACCCACGTCGCCACGCTCACCTCCGGCGCCGGAGAGCTGAGCGACACCACCACCCGATGGGTTGATCTGATTTGA
- a CDS encoding phosphotransferase, with the protein MRIQFPQRISWPELPQALRSTIESRLGSNVVEATRQIGGFSPGSADLVQLQDGRVVFVKAVDAEVNDFAAQLHAKEANIAAKLPETLPAPKLLSHVQCQGWQALVFAEAPGNRPALPWNPDELLAVLDSVADLNSSVPESLVRGLPRLEDELRDDFAGFSRIIDDDFVPNDPWIAQHLQELHQLAEPAALLLAGEELVHADLRADNILVGNDGDIYLVDWPWAARGAAWYDALTLLIEARLHEPLLDVQSIVDSHRIFASVTSTELVSALAGLTGFYLDAARRPPVPSLPTLRSYHAQQAVACTSWLKELLEN; encoded by the coding sequence ATGCGCATCCAATTCCCACAGCGAATATCTTGGCCCGAACTTCCGCAAGCTTTGCGGTCGACCATTGAAAGTCGACTGGGCTCGAACGTCGTAGAGGCCACGCGGCAAATCGGTGGGTTTTCGCCAGGCAGTGCTGACCTTGTGCAGTTGCAAGATGGACGCGTGGTCTTTGTGAAAGCCGTAGACGCTGAAGTCAACGATTTTGCAGCTCAACTGCACGCCAAGGAAGCGAACATTGCTGCCAAACTTCCCGAAACATTACCTGCCCCGAAACTGCTGTCACATGTGCAGTGCCAGGGGTGGCAAGCGCTCGTCTTCGCTGAAGCACCTGGAAATCGACCAGCCCTTCCGTGGAATCCAGACGAGCTCCTAGCTGTACTTGATTCCGTTGCGGACCTCAATTCGTCTGTTCCAGAATCCTTGGTTCGGGGACTTCCACGCCTAGAAGATGAGCTGCGAGACGACTTTGCCGGGTTCAGCCGAATCATTGACGACGATTTTGTTCCTAATGATCCGTGGATAGCTCAGCACCTTCAGGAACTTCATCAGCTAGCCGAACCCGCAGCATTATTGCTCGCAGGTGAGGAACTAGTACATGCTGATCTGCGTGCAGACAATATTTTGGTTGGAAACGATGGCGATATTTACCTGGTGGACTGGCCATGGGCTGCCCGCGGAGCTGCGTGGTACGACGCGTTAACGTTGCTGATCGAAGCGCGATTACACGAACCGTTACTCGATGTTCAATCCATTGTTGATTCACATCGAATCTTTGCCTCTGTGACATCAACTGAGCTCGTTAGTGCGCTCGCGGGACTCACTGGTTTTTATCTGGATGCTGCGCGTCGCCCACCGGTTCCTTCGCTGCCCACGCTGAGAAGCTACCACGCGCAACAAGCCGTGGCCTGTACTAGCTGGCTCAAAGAGTTACTTGAAAACTGA
- a CDS encoding TerC/Alx family metal homeostasis membrane protein translates to MGTHGLTIQFEIIALVVLCAVLIADLLYVTKRPHIPSMKEAGIFVGIYIALALIFGGILWWQAGSQIGQEFYAGWVTEYALSVDNLFVFIIIMARFSVSRKYQQEVLMFGIIIALILRAIFIVAGAAIIEQWSWVFYIFGAFLLWTAWNQLKDDDEDEESGLVKKLTSRMPISDDFDGAKLRTVVDGKKLFTPMVLVFVTIGMTDLLFAFDSIPAIFGLTKSAFIVFTANIFALMGLRQLYFLLGGLMNRLVFLKHALSFILAFIGVKLVFHALHENNLPFINGGEHLDYAWLDISTGLSLLVILGAIVVATVMSLWTPWGKRAAASAEAEEVSKASNTATGTNKE, encoded by the coding sequence GTGGGCACTCATGGGTTAACCATTCAATTTGAGATCATCGCGCTGGTTGTTTTGTGCGCGGTGCTCATCGCAGACCTGCTGTACGTCACCAAACGTCCGCACATTCCTTCCATGAAAGAAGCTGGCATCTTTGTCGGCATCTACATCGCCCTGGCCTTAATCTTCGGCGGAATCCTTTGGTGGCAGGCCGGAAGCCAGATCGGCCAGGAATTCTATGCCGGTTGGGTCACCGAATACGCATTGTCGGTGGACAACCTGTTCGTCTTTATCATCATCATGGCTCGCTTCTCGGTATCGCGAAAGTACCAGCAGGAAGTGCTGATGTTCGGCATTATTATCGCGCTGATTCTGCGCGCGATCTTCATCGTGGCCGGTGCAGCGATTATCGAACAGTGGTCGTGGGTCTTCTACATTTTCGGTGCCTTCCTGCTGTGGACCGCATGGAACCAGCTCAAGGACGATGATGAGGATGAAGAGAGCGGCTTGGTCAAGAAGCTGACCAGCCGCATGCCAATCTCCGACGATTTCGACGGCGCCAAGCTGCGTACCGTGGTCGACGGTAAGAAGCTGTTCACCCCGATGGTTCTGGTCTTCGTGACCATCGGCATGACGGACCTGCTCTTCGCTTTCGACTCGATTCCAGCAATCTTCGGCCTAACCAAGTCCGCATTTATCGTCTTCACCGCGAATATTTTTGCGTTGATGGGTTTGCGTCAGTTGTACTTCCTGCTCGGCGGATTGATGAACCGTTTGGTCTTCCTGAAGCACGCGCTGAGCTTCATCCTCGCTTTTATCGGCGTGAAGCTGGTCTTCCACGCACTGCATGAGAACAACCTGCCATTCATCAATGGTGGCGAGCACCTGGATTACGCTTGGTTGGACATTTCCACCGGACTTTCACTGCTGGTGATTCTTGGTGCGATCGTGGTTGCCACCGTCATGTCCCTGTGGACTCCGTGGGGCAAGCGGGCAGCCGCTAGCGCAGAAGCTGAAGAAGTCTCCAAGGCTTCGAACACCGCTACTGGCACGAACAAAGAGTAG
- a CDS encoding GNAT family N-acetyltransferase translates to MSIVREATIDDCPQILELIQELADYEKEPDAVVNTVQALEEHLFGANPQVFAHVADDGSGTIVGIAIWYLTYSTWEGRHGIHLEDLYVRANQRGLGTGNALLRTLAKICVDRGYKRLEWQVLDWNEPAIKFYDSLGAGALDGWTTRRLDGDDLVALGSQGAK, encoded by the coding sequence ATGAGTATTGTGCGCGAAGCAACCATCGATGACTGCCCGCAGATTCTAGAACTAATTCAGGAACTTGCGGACTATGAGAAGGAACCAGACGCGGTGGTTAACACCGTTCAGGCGCTAGAAGAGCACCTCTTCGGGGCGAACCCCCAGGTCTTTGCCCACGTCGCCGATGACGGATCTGGAACCATCGTGGGTATTGCTATCTGGTACTTGACCTATTCCACGTGGGAAGGCCGTCACGGGATTCACCTCGAAGACCTTTACGTCCGTGCCAATCAGCGTGGATTGGGCACAGGAAACGCCCTATTGCGCACGCTCGCCAAAATCTGTGTAGATCGCGGATACAAGCGTCTGGAGTGGCAGGTTCTGGATTGGAACGAACCAGCTATCAAATTTTATGACTCACTGGGTGCCGGCGCACTCGACGGGTGGACCACCCGTCGTTTGGACGGCGATGACCTGGTGGCCCTCGGATCACAAGGAGCTAAGTAA
- a CDS encoding MarR family winged helix-turn-helix transcriptional regulator has product MMSAESLDTQTVATDLALASGTMSRLLGQAAGQGRSVTAWRVLSSLERLGAQRVGDLAVEQRVAQPTMTGLIIRLENDQLVQRQSDPNDGRASLVSLTENGLQEIRGYRSRAINVLLSGIGDFSQEEQLALARVVPLLQHINEQIAAGLDG; this is encoded by the coding sequence ATGATGAGCGCAGAATCGCTTGACACACAGACCGTCGCCACCGACTTGGCGCTAGCCTCAGGAACCATGTCCCGCCTGTTGGGTCAGGCCGCCGGACAGGGACGCTCCGTCACGGCTTGGCGGGTACTCTCTTCCCTCGAACGACTTGGTGCCCAGCGAGTGGGCGATCTGGCTGTTGAGCAGCGTGTCGCCCAACCGACCATGACCGGGCTAATTATCCGACTGGAAAATGACCAGCTGGTGCAGCGTCAGTCCGATCCCAACGACGGCCGGGCCAGCCTCGTGAGCCTGACCGAGAACGGACTGCAAGAGATCCGTGGTTACCGCTCGCGGGCGATCAACGTGCTCTTGAGTGGGATCGGCGATTTCAGCCAGGAGGAACAACTAGCATTGGCTCGTGTGGTTCCGCTCCTGCAGCATATCAACGAACAGATCGCTGCCGGACTCGACGGCTAA
- a CDS encoding metal-dependent hydrolase, translating into MMGGHHAVSGAAAWLAITTPVTVGSVNLGLGTFEMDRWETLAGAIVCAGAALLPDADHHGATIARALPPFSSIFARIVGEVSGGHRNGTHSILGMAFFIFLAWLANGWDVQTVALGTVYPAAALFAILLISFAVKSVKFMPPLLCWIIALATGAFVGVNAPEENMWFLLAVALGVIVHVLGDMLTIGGCNLIWPIKIGSPRWFRKLPVIGGCWKSNGRVAVPILAETGSTAEWLLATLLTTYVGIALIVA; encoded by the coding sequence ATGATGGGTGGACACCACGCGGTGAGCGGCGCAGCCGCATGGTTGGCAATTACTACTCCGGTCACCGTAGGTTCGGTTAATCTCGGGCTGGGTACCTTCGAAATGGATCGTTGGGAAACACTCGCCGGTGCGATCGTATGCGCAGGGGCCGCATTGTTGCCGGATGCTGATCATCATGGGGCGACCATTGCCCGCGCCCTGCCACCCTTCTCCAGCATTTTTGCGCGGATCGTCGGTGAAGTCTCCGGAGGCCATCGAAACGGTACGCACTCAATCCTAGGTATGGCGTTTTTCATCTTCTTGGCGTGGCTTGCCAACGGCTGGGATGTTCAGACAGTCGCCCTGGGCACGGTCTATCCAGCAGCGGCGCTCTTTGCAATCCTGTTGATTTCCTTCGCTGTGAAGTCAGTGAAATTCATGCCACCGTTATTGTGCTGGATCATTGCCCTAGCGACCGGCGCCTTCGTCGGCGTCAACGCTCCCGAAGAGAACATGTGGTTCCTCTTGGCGGTGGCGCTAGGGGTAATCGTGCATGTACTCGGGGACATGCTGACCATCGGTGGCTGCAATCTGATTTGGCCCATCAAGATCGGTTCGCCGCGGTGGTTCCGCAAACTACCAGTCATTGGTGGTTGCTGGAAGTCCAATGGGCGGGTGGCTGTGCCAATCCTTGCTGAGACCGGTTCCACCGCTGAATGGCTCTTGGCCACACTCCTGACGACCTATGTGGGCATTGCGCTCATTGTTGCTTGA
- a CDS encoding alpha/beta fold hydrolase — translation MTHYRGMDVTDHFIDVPLDHANPEGEKISVFAREVSTDSSRPWLLFLQGGPGGKSPRPGSLAGWLAEAVKHFRVLLLDQRGTGLSSPANRQTLPLRGDSAAQARYLSHFRADSIVRDAEAFRKHLGIDKWSTLGQSYGGFCTLTYLSLFPQSLTRCLVTGGLASLDQDARTVYRATYQRMAERNREYFSWYPQDFETLHEIYQHLRSNDDERLPNGQKVTVELVQMLGMYLGGNTRVHLLHHIFEEAFVQTTGGPRLSDTFLDALQAQASFASNPLYALMHETIYAQGAATNFAAEQVLPEFEEFTAHADTPLLTGEMIFRWHFATDPALRPLEDVARILAEHEHFGPLYDLEVLAKNTVPVAAAVYHDDVYVDRELSLRTASQVAGLQPWVTDEYHHDGIGDDGPAIFRRLLAMTNGEDPEAAAKDQ, via the coding sequence ATGACCCATTACCGGGGCATGGACGTCACCGACCATTTCATCGATGTACCGCTGGATCACGCAAATCCCGAGGGCGAAAAAATCTCGGTGTTCGCTCGGGAAGTCAGCACCGACTCCAGCAGGCCATGGTTACTGTTTTTGCAGGGCGGACCGGGTGGAAAATCTCCACGCCCGGGATCCCTGGCAGGATGGTTGGCCGAGGCTGTTAAACACTTCCGTGTCCTCTTACTCGATCAGCGAGGCACCGGCCTATCATCACCTGCTAACCGCCAAACCCTGCCTTTGCGTGGCGATTCGGCCGCTCAGGCCCGCTACTTATCGCATTTCCGTGCGGATTCGATTGTGCGCGATGCAGAAGCATTCCGTAAGCATTTGGGCATCGATAAGTGGAGCACGTTGGGCCAAAGCTATGGCGGTTTCTGCACCCTCACGTATCTTTCGCTTTTCCCCCAGTCCCTCACCCGCTGCTTGGTGACCGGTGGCCTAGCGTCCTTGGATCAGGATGCAAGAACTGTCTACCGTGCTACTTATCAGCGCATGGCAGAGCGCAATCGTGAGTACTTTTCTTGGTACCCCCAGGACTTCGAGACATTGCACGAAATTTACCAGCATCTTCGTAGCAACGACGATGAACGATTGCCAAATGGTCAAAAAGTCACCGTCGAATTAGTGCAAATGCTCGGCATGTATCTCGGAGGCAATACCCGAGTCCATCTGCTACACCACATTTTTGAGGAAGCCTTTGTCCAAACGACCGGCGGGCCACGACTCTCGGATACGTTCCTCGATGCGTTACAGGCGCAAGCCTCCTTCGCCTCCAACCCGCTCTACGCCCTGATGCATGAAACGATCTATGCCCAGGGTGCTGCCACGAACTTTGCCGCCGAGCAAGTGCTTCCGGAATTCGAAGAGTTCACAGCGCATGCCGACACGCCTCTGCTCACCGGTGAAATGATCTTCCGGTGGCATTTTGCCACGGATCCGGCTTTACGCCCGCTGGAGGATGTGGCCCGCATCTTGGCAGAGCACGAGCACTTTGGGCCACTGTACGATCTTGAGGTGCTGGCAAAGAACACCGTGCCAGTAGCAGCGGCCGTTTATCACGATGACGTTTATGTGGATCGTGAGCTTTCATTGCGGACCGCTTCTCAGGTCGCAGGTCTGCAACCGTGGGTCACCGATGAATATCATCACGATGGTATCGGCGATGATGGGCCAGCAATTTTCCGTCGGCTCTTGGCCATGACAAATGGTGAGGATCCAGAAGCTGCCGCCAAGGACCAATAG